A region of Eschrichtius robustus isolate mEscRob2 chromosome 19, mEscRob2.pri, whole genome shotgun sequence DNA encodes the following proteins:
- the EXOC3L1 gene encoding exocyst complex component 3-like protein, whose translation MDSAARDKMQPALPPGPEWPEQERAEQLARGAALKWASGIFYRPEQLARLGQYRSREVQRTCSLEARIKSVVQSYLEGVKTGVRQLAWALEAVQGAREALGQAHALLQGMAEAAQTLEPLREQVVQHKQLQAMSQLLPRLRAVPAALAHTQTLIDAQRLLEAYVSLRELEQLQEETWAPLGGLELPVFEGLGPLAEALGQAVEAAAGAAGRLAREDPALLVAAMRVAEVDAGRTTSLEQAARDWRQRCLRALQEGLERIHFGTPLQPGPGALAEWLEALRVALPAELAAAEALVAPCCPPHYNVVRLWAHTLHSGLRRCLQQLLEGPQLEAADAFTLLHWALHVYLGPEMMGSLELGPEADVSDLEPLLTLENIEQLETIFVAKVQASVAQWLQKALDGDVAEWGREQEPDTDPSGFYHSPMPAIVLQILDENVRVTRMVSESLQRRVHGMALSELSAFLRSFSDALIRFSRDHLRGEATAPHYVPYLLATLNHQSALSSSVSVLQPDWVAPGALAPVEAALDELQRRICRLVLEALLAELQPLFAALPSRRWLSSPELLDDVCERTASFCQDFRHVRDPAVQLLLAEAERTVVLQYLRALMQGRLVCRGADERTQAAERLRHDAAQLRELFLGLGLEESVQCAPVLLALRELLNLRDPTLLGLEVAGLRQQFPDVSEDHVSALLDLRGDVSREQRLAALSSLQAGPQPSPPAGGRALFSLVPAPAPPLSSCLPSGSCA comes from the exons ATGGACTCAGCAGCCAGGGACAAAATGCAGCCCGCACTTCCCCCTG GGCCTGAGTGGCCGGAGCAGGAGAGGGCGGAGCAGCTGGCCCGGGGTGCAGCACTCAAGTGGGCCTCGGGTATCTTCTACCGGCCAGAGCAGCTGGCCAGGCTCGGCCAGTACCGTAGCCGCGAGGTGCAGCGTACCTGTTCCCTGGAAGCACGCATCAAG TCGGTGGTGCAGTCGTACCTGGAGGGCGTGAAGACCGGTGTGCGGCAGCTGGCCTGGGCCCTTGAGGCCGTGCAGGGAGCCCGCGAAGCCCTGGGCCAGGCTCATGCGTTGCTCCAGGGTATGGCTGAGGCTGCACAGACCCTAGAACCCCTGCGGGAGCAGGTTGTGCAACACAAGCAACTGCAGGCCATGTCTCAGCTGCTGCCCCGGCTGCGAGCTG TGCCTGCTGCATTGGCCCACACACAGACCCTGATTGATGCCCAGCGACTCTTGGAGGCATATGTGAGCCTTCGGGAACTGGAGCAGCTGCAAGAGGAGACGTGGGCACCTCTCGGGGGCCTGGAGTTGCCAGTGTTCGAGGGGCTGGGCCCTCTGGCTGAGGCTCTGGGCCAGGCTGTGGAGGCGGCTGCAGGGGCTGCAGGGCGGCTGGCACGGGAGGACCCAGCCCTGCTGGTGGCTGCTATGCGTGTGGCCGAAGTGGACGCTGGGCGCACAACCTCCCTGGAGCAGGCCGCCCGGGACTGGCGGCAGCGCTGTCTGCGGGCACTACAGGAGGGCTTGGAGCGGATCCACTTTGGGACACCTCTGCAGCCTGGGCCAGGGGCACTAGCAGAGTGGCTGGAGGCTCTGCGGGTGGCTCTACCAGCAGAGCTGGCCGCGGCTGAGGCACTGGTAGCACCCTGCTGCCCACCACACTACAACGTGGTCCGGCTGTGGGCCCACACCCTGCACAGTGGCCTGCGCCGCTGCCTGCAGCAACTTCTGGAAGGGCCTCAGCTGGAAGCTGCCGATGCCTTCACCTTGCTGCATTGGGCACTGCATGTGTACCTGGG GCCAGAAATGATGGGGAGCCTGGAATTGGGGCCCGAGGCTGATGTGTCTGATCTGGAGCCCCTCCTGACCCTGGAGAACATCGAGCAGTTGGAGACAATATTTGTGGCCAAAGTCCAG GCAAGTGTGGCCCAGTGGCTGCAGAAGGCACTGGACGGGGATGTAGCTGAGTGGGGCCGAGAGCAGGAGCCTGACACAGACCCATCTGGCTTCTACCACTCACCAATGCCAGCCATCGTGCTGCAG ATCCTGGACGAGAACGTTCGCGTGACCAGAATGGTCAGTGAGTCACTGCAGCGGCGGGTGCATGGCATGGCACTGTCAGAACTGAGCGCATTCCTGAGGAG CTTTAGTGATGCTCTGATCCGATTCTCCCGAGACCACCTCAGGGGGGAAGCAACGGCCCCTCATTACGTGCCCTACCTACTGGCCACCCTCAACCACCAATCAGCACTCAG CTCCTCCGTGTCCGTCCTGCAGCCCGACTGGGTGGCTCCAGGGGCCTTGGCTCCGGTGGAGGCAGCGCTGGACGAGTTGCAGAGGAGGATCTGCCGCCTGGTGTTGGAGGCGCTGCTGGCGGAGCTACAG CCCCTATTCGCTGCTCTGCCCTCTCGCCGGTGGCTGTCGAGCCCAGAGCTGCTGGATGACGTGTGCGAGCGGACCGCGAGCTTCTGCCAGGACTTCCGACACGTGCGGGATCCTGCGGTCCAG CTGCTGCTGGCCGAGGCGGAGCGTACCGTGGTGCTGCAGTACCTACGTGCGCTGATGCAAGGCCGCCTAGTGTGCCGCGGTGCTGACGAGCGGACCCAGGCGGCCGAGCGCCTGCGGCACGATGCCGCCCAGCTTCGGGAGCTTTTCCTCGGTTTG GGCCTGGAGGAGAGCGTTCAGTGCGCGCCAGTGCTGCTCGCCTTGAGGGAGCTGCTGAACCTCCGCGACCCCACGCTGCTTGGTCTCGAGGTGGCAGGCTTGCGGCAACAATTTCCCGACGTGAG CGAGGATCACGTCTCCGCCCTCTTGGACCTGCGCGGGGACGTGTCCCGAGAGCAGCGCCTGGCCGCACTCAGCTCTCTGCAGGCCGGCCCGCAGCCCTCGCCCCCAGCGGGTGGACGCGCACTCTTCAGCCTCGTGCCAGCACCTGCACCCCCGCTGTCCTCCTGCCTCCCCTCGGGGTCCTGTGCCTGA